A portion of the Lolium rigidum isolate FL_2022 chromosome 1, APGP_CSIRO_Lrig_0.1, whole genome shotgun sequence genome contains these proteins:
- the LOC124647095 gene encoding SUPPRESSOR OF GAMMA RESPONSE 1-like, with amino-acid sequence MSKKESVCVKQDGSVSHFFHRTFKAYNTGTRKRRKINTDNLADVRWHKTGKTKPVIVDGKHAGCKKIMVLYVSTVKGGKPKKTNWVMHQYHLGTGEDEKNGEYVVSKLFFQQQFKLEETNAQELTNTDALETIVAEADLPDLPEPTMEEDDDEHISSITNQEVLHNNEYNTDREALHSNEHNAYQENENCEINMEEKAAEENAAYPSEKPEDGDNPSSQDPNLWEGDSQFLLDSQQLAENLAICDEFLQSQTSCGDGDEPGTIKPRLAVYAQLPVEDLKKDLEEYKDLGPSDNAANLELDNTSEFRLSQLEFSQDSFTAWPGGKLVD; translated from the exons ATGTCAAAGAAAGAATCAGTGT GTGTAAAACAAGATGGAAGTGTATCACATTTCTTCCACAGAACATTTAAAGCCTATAACACGGGGACTAGGAAGCGTCGAAAGATAAACACTGACAATCTTGCTGATGTTCGCTGGCACAAGACGGGCAAGACGAAGCCAGTAATAGTTGATGGAAAGCATGCTGGCTGTAAGAAAATAATGGTGCTGTATGTGAGTACTGTGAAGGGTGGTAAGCCCAAGAAGACCAACTGGGTGATGCATCAGTACCATCTAGGCACTGGGGAGGATGAGAAGAATGGGGAATATGTTGTCTCCAAATTATTTTTTCAGCAGCAATTTAAACTTGAAGAAACAAATGCACAGGAGTTAACCAATACAGATGCTTTGGAAACTATAGTTGCTGAAGCAGATCTACCCGACCTCCCTGAACCAACCatggaagaagatgatgacgaacATATTAGTAGTATTACTAACCAAGAGGTTCTTCATAATAATGAATATAACACCGACCGGGAAGCTCTTCATAGCAACGAACATAATGCTTATCAG GAGAACGAGAATTGTGAAATAAATATGGAAGAAAAAGCTGCTGAAGAGAATGCTGCCTATCCCTCTGAAAAACCCGAGGATGGAGATAATCCCTCATCACAAGATCCAAATTTGTGGGAGGGGGACTCGCAGTTTCTGTTAGATTCTCAGCAGCTAGCAGAAAACTTAGCGATTTGTGACGAGTTCCTTCAGAGCCAGACCTCATGTGGCGATGGAGATGAGCCAGGTACGATCAAGCCTCGCCTGGCTGTTTATGCCCAGTTGCCAGTAGAGGACTTGAAGAAGGATCTGGAGGAATACAAGGACTTGGGCCCTTCTGATAATGCTGCTAATCTTGAACTTGACAACACATCTGAATTTCGATTGAGCCAACTC GAATTCTCACAGGACAGCTTTACGGCATGGCCTGGTGGCAAGTTGGTTGATTGA